The following nucleotide sequence is from Leopardus geoffroyi isolate Oge1 chromosome A1, O.geoffroyi_Oge1_pat1.0, whole genome shotgun sequence.
gctctgtctctgtctgtcccaaaaataaataaacgttgaaaaaaaaaattttaaagttgcaATCCATTGTGGAtgatacttttataaaatacaattgaAACATTGCTGCaatgtgaaattttattaaagtttctaAACATTCATTCTggactttcttaaaatttatcttgCCTCAGATGATATTTTGAGTAACATGGCTTTACAAGGCCCTACATAATCTGGCCCTGCTATTCTCTAATGTTTTCTCTTACTGTTCTTCCCTTCCACCCCTGCTCACCCTGCTTCCCCCACattggcctccttgctgtttccTATAACATTCCAAAGCCCTCAGGATCTTTGTGCTTGCCATTGTCTCTACCTGAAATGCCATTCCGGAAGCTATCCTTAAGCTCACTTTCCCAATTCACTCATGAGTTTGTTCAACTATCCCTTACCAGAGAGGCTTTCCTAACAATCCCATATAACATATCAATCCTCaatgctctctcctctttctcttcacagCACTTATCTTACTTTgatatattatatgtttattgtcttcccctcacccccaccatccAACTAGAATCTGGACTCCGTATGAACCAGAACTTCTTTATGATTTCTGCTGTATCCACAGGGTTTAGCAtcgtgcctggcacataattagcacttgaatggatgaatgtctccagcttccatcacCATGATCTCTAGCCCTACCTAATCAGTTATAATTCCCAGATCTGGCCATTATACTTTCAGGTTTCTGAGCCTTTTGAAGTGCCCATTTTTGCCTGGGAATGTCCTTCCTGAGGAAACACCTCTCAAGAGCTGGGTTAAATGTCTCCTTTTCTGTACAGCCTTCCACAGAACCACCCTTCCCTCATAGAGTTGATCCCTCCCATTCACTGAATCATAACTATCTTTTCTGTGTACATCTCCCTTATTGGATTGAGAACTCCCTGAGGACATGGATGTTTTGGATTCATCTTTGTATACCAGGATCCTAATGGGGCCTGAGGTTGAGCAGGGGCTCCATAATTTTGATGAAGAGTTCTCAAAGCTATTCAAATGAAAGGAGTTGCTTCAAGTGGTTAGTTCTCTGAGACAAGAAATGTTCCAAGAGGCTGGATGAAGTCCCTTGGGGACACTCCAGGGGGCCTcctgactgggggtggggggaggtttaTTTATCTGTCCCCATGATTCTCTGCATCTGTGGTCTGGTAACCTGTGTAACTCTCCCACCAATGCTACTTTGCATCCTTCATCCCTACCTGTGTGGCTCTAGATACTAGAGGGAAGCAGATCAGTGGGCTGTGGTTATTTAtatccccctcccttccttctcccagctCCTCTGTGAGGCAAGTGTGTAGCTCTCTGATGGATGTGGCTGCCTCCTCGATGTACAGAAGAGACTCCTAGAAGGAACAATACCTCTTGGTCGATGCCCTGGGTCTCTGAAATAATGTGGTTTTGGAGGGCACATGTGGTTAATTGCCCTGTGAAAGGTCTAAGAGCCTGTGAAGTATCTAAGCTGTTATCCTATTTGCAATTCAAAGAttcagccaggaaaaaaaaaaaaaaaaagatccagccAGAAACAATTATACACACATTTACTAACATAATGATCAGATCTCTGGTTCAGACACAGAATGTTTAATGACAGCATCTTGCAACAGTCCTCTGTGCCCAAATTCCCCGATGACACAGTGAAAGCCAAAATACCTGTGTGTGCCAAGGGGCTTTACACAGCAGAAGAGAAACCCTGGAATTATGAAACCCAGAGCTTATGTAGGACAGGTGGCATAGCTGTCCCTTCTCCCGGGAGGGtgggagagataaagagagagagaataagtggctCCGGGTTTTATTGCCATTGACAGGGGGAGAAGCTGGCTCTTGGAAAGTGCACCACAGAGGAAACGTGCTGTAACTTGCTAGGCACGTTTATCACTCAGATATCCTTTAACACAGGTGCTAGTAATCTCCTCAGAAAGGTGGATTGCACGGAAACCTCTGTTCCTCACACACAGCCTAGACAGGCAATATTCCCTGCCCCTTGCACCCTTGAAGTTCTATTCTTAGGATGAAGAAAGTCTAAATATAATGGAttccacatccagctctgtgcctaGCACATCACAACACCCAGTACACACATCTGTTGAGTAAATGACATGAATCGTTGTTTCAGGTTTTAATGAACATGGGGCAGAGGGTTGGTTGATTAAGACGTTCTGACGAGGCTTCCCAGCAGCCAGGGCAATCTGAGCCAATTCATTAGTCTCTCTTGGGCTTTAGGCGAAGCCCCCCACCCTTTGAAGCACCGCGAGGGTTCCGGACATCCCCACAGCCAAGGCCGAACGCGCACAGGCTTGGACCACGCCAGAGTTCATCGGGTCTTCTTGATATTTGGGGGCTTCAGGGTCCATAAAGGGATTCCCGTCCAGTGTCAGGTTACTCACCTTGGGCAGCTCTTCTAGCCCCGGCACTCTGTTCAGCCTGTTGCACCTAAGATCTAGCACGCTGAGCTTGGCCGGCAGTCCCTTAGGCACCTGCTCCAGCTCAGCGAACGACAAGTTGAGAGAGTTCAGTGTGCTGGGCCAGACACATCCAGGAGCGCCTGGGGCGGTGGCGCGCAGCGAGTTGTGGCTGAGGTCTAGGCTGTGGAGTTGCACACCCGCCGCCGCCATGGCCAAGCACACGCCGTTGGGCGTCTCCATCCCCGCGTTGCGTAAAGCCAGAGCCCGAAGGGCCGGGAATTTGTGCGGACAAAGAGCTGCAGTCAGTCCGTCCTCGCCCAGTCCGGGATTGTCGGATAAGTCTAAGGTGGTGAGGGCCGGAAAGGTGCGGAGTTGGGAGCAGGGAAAAGCAAGCGAGTGTGCTTGCGCAATATTCAGTACTTTGAGGCCCGGCTTGAGCCACTGCTGCAGTTCCGCGAGCCAGGCACCTCCGGTTGCCCACGACACGTTGCGGAGAGTGAGGGTGGAGAGCGCAGGCCCAGTGGCTTCCAGAAGAAGCGGCGGCATCGCGCCGGTTACCTCCAGGTTCTGGAGCGTCAGTTCTTTGAGGCGGGAATATGAGAGCGCACGCAGGAAGGCGACCAGCAGCACAGCAGGAACCTGTGCAGAGCCTACTGTGAGCCGCCGCAAGCGCAGAGCCTTGACCATGTCAGCATACTGCTTCGGGTCGGCGTCTGCGCCCTTTAGAAATTGTTCCAGGCTGCGGCCGCCGCCGTGGATCTCCACCTCGACGGCAGCCATACACTGGAAGGCGCTGGACCAGTCGGGCTGAGGATCCGTGAAGTTGCAGAAGCAGCGGACATCGTCGTCGTCCACTTCGCAGGGTTCTGGTGTGGTCTCAGAGACGCACAGCgttggcagcagcagcagcagcagcaagcagGGCGCGCGCACCTGGGA
It contains:
- the CD14 gene encoding monocyte differentiation antigen CD14; translated protein: MVRAPCLLLLLLLPTLCVSETTPEPCEVDDDDVRCFCNFTDPQPDWSSAFQCMAAVEVEIHGGGRSLEQFLKGADADPKQYADMVKALRLRRLTVGSAQVPAVLLVAFLRALSYSRLKELTLQNLEVTGAMPPLLLEATGPALSTLTLRNVSWATGGAWLAELQQWLKPGLKVLNIAQAHSLAFPCSQLRTFPALTTLDLSDNPGLGEDGLTAALCPHKFPALRALALRNAGMETPNGVCLAMAAAGVQLHSLDLSHNSLRATAPGAPGCVWPSTLNSLNLSFAELEQVPKGLPAKLSVLDLRCNRLNRVPGLEELPKVSNLTLDGNPFMDPEAPKYQEDPMNSGVVQACARSALAVGMSGTLAVLQRVGGFA